A DNA window from Methylobacterium sp. NMS14P contains the following coding sequences:
- the prmC gene encoding peptide chain release factor N(5)-glutamine methyltransferase — translation MTPDSMQDLTRREALRALTARLHAGGVAEAAGDARFLLLGILGLETRDLLIEGDRRVGAAGAAALAAALARRLAGEPVARILGAWEFWGLPFRLGPDTLVPRPDTEILVEVALAARPDRAAPLRCLDLGTGTGCILTALLSERPRATGIGLDRSEGALRVARDNAVSNGVGDRAQFVAGDWCDALRGRFDLVVSNPPYIARAVIATLEREVRGHDPAAALDGGVDGLDAYRRILEGAGGRLAPGGLLVLEIGYDQAAAVTDLARAAGYRERGLTRDLAGHDRVLCFDRPEGLFSGHRDA, via the coding sequence GTGACGCCGGACTCGATGCAGGACCTGACCCGCCGCGAAGCGCTGCGCGCGCTGACGGCGCGCCTGCACGCCGGCGGCGTCGCGGAAGCGGCGGGCGACGCCCGCTTCCTCCTGCTCGGCATCCTCGGCCTGGAGACTCGCGACCTCCTGATCGAGGGGGATCGCCGGGTCGGAGCGGCGGGCGCGGCGGCCCTCGCGGCGGCGCTGGCCCGGCGGCTCGCCGGCGAGCCGGTCGCCCGCATCCTCGGCGCCTGGGAGTTCTGGGGGCTGCCGTTCCGGCTGGGCCCCGACACGCTCGTGCCCCGCCCGGACACCGAGATCCTGGTCGAGGTCGCGCTGGCCGCGCGGCCCGACCGCGCGGCGCCGCTCCGCTGCCTGGACCTGGGAACCGGAACGGGCTGCATCCTGACGGCCCTCCTGTCCGAGCGACCGAGGGCCACCGGCATCGGGCTCGACCGCTCGGAGGGCGCCCTGCGCGTGGCCCGGGACAACGCCGTCTCGAACGGCGTCGGCGACCGGGCCCAATTCGTCGCCGGCGACTGGTGCGACGCCCTGCGGGGCCGCTTCGACCTCGTGGTCTCGAACCCGCCCTACATCGCCCGCGCCGTGATCGCGACCCTGGAGCGCGAGGTCCGCGGGCACGACCCGGCCGCCGCCCTCGACGGTGGCGTCGACGGCCTCGACGCCTACCGGCGGATCCTCGAAGGCGCGGGCGGGCGTCTCGCCCCCGGCGGCCTGCTCGTGCTCGAGATCGGCTACGATCAGGCGGCGGCCGTGACGGATCTCGCGCGCGCCGCCGGCTACCGCGAGCGCGGATTGACCCGCGACCTCGCCGGTCACGACCGTGTGCTGTGTTTCGACCGGCCGGAGGGTCTTTTTTCCGGCCACAGGGATGCCTAA
- a CDS encoding response regulator: MIATPTFPDLSALVVDESLYIRRIVRDMLMRVGIKRVLEAPDGAEALGVLAESKPDISIIDWDLSILSGEEFIRLARTPTTSPCPTIPIILMLAQPRRNVVDRAVTLGVNEIIAKPFSPKTLWSRLDEVINRPRPYSQVKSLLRPIPRRASAMKAVA; the protein is encoded by the coding sequence ATGATCGCGACACCGACTTTCCCCGATCTCTCCGCTCTTGTGGTCGACGAGAGTCTCTACATCCGCCGAATCGTGCGCGACATGCTGATGCGAGTCGGCATCAAGCGGGTGCTCGAAGCGCCGGACGGGGCCGAGGCGCTCGGCGTGCTCGCCGAGAGCAAGCCCGACATCAGCATCATCGACTGGGACCTGTCGATCCTGTCGGGCGAGGAGTTCATCCGGCTGGCGCGGACGCCGACCACCTCCCCCTGCCCCACGATCCCGATCATCCTGATGCTGGCCCAGCCGCGCCGGAACGTGGTCGACCGGGCGGTGACGCTCGGCGTCAACGAGATCATCGCCAAGCCGTTCTCGCCGAAGACGCTGTGGTCGCGGCTGGACGAGGTGATCAACCGGCCCCGCCCCTACTCGCAGGTGAAGAGCCTTCTCCGGCCGATCCCGCGCCGGGCCAGCGCAATGAAGGCCGTCGCCTGA
- the prfA gene encoding peptide chain release factor 1: MIPFPTERLDAILARHDIVTAQLASGEIDPETVVQLSRELSDLDPVVAAIRAYRAALENLAGVEALIDEPGTDPEMRALAAEEKPEAQEALEAAHRDLQLLLLPKDAADEKSAILEVRAGTGGDEAALFAGDLFRMYAKYAESKGWRVEVISESEGTVGGFREVVAEVKGRGVFARLKFESGAHRVQRVPDTETQGRIHTSAATVAVLPEAEEVDIHVNDADLKIDTMRAQGAGGQHVNKTESAIRITHLPTGIVVFVQEERSQHKNRARAMALLRARLYDAERSAKDSARAADRKAQVGSGDRSERIRTYNFPQGRVTDHRINLTLYKLEEVMAGTALDEVVDALITEHQAELLAAEGMA, translated from the coding sequence ATGATCCCCTTTCCCACCGAGCGCCTCGACGCCATCCTGGCGCGGCACGACATCGTCACCGCGCAGCTCGCCTCGGGCGAGATCGATCCCGAGACGGTGGTCCAGCTCTCCCGCGAGCTCTCCGACCTCGACCCGGTCGTGGCGGCGATCCGCGCCTACCGCGCCGCGCTGGAGAACCTCGCGGGCGTCGAGGCCCTGATCGACGAGCCGGGCACGGATCCGGAGATGCGGGCGCTCGCCGCCGAGGAGAAGCCGGAGGCGCAGGAGGCGCTCGAGGCCGCCCACCGGGACCTCCAGCTGCTGCTCCTGCCCAAGGACGCCGCCGACGAGAAGAGCGCGATCCTCGAAGTCCGCGCCGGAACCGGCGGCGACGAGGCCGCCCTGTTCGCCGGTGACCTGTTCCGGATGTACGCGAAGTACGCCGAGTCGAAGGGCTGGCGGGTCGAGGTGATCTCCGAGAGCGAGGGCACGGTCGGCGGGTTCCGCGAGGTCGTGGCCGAGGTGAAGGGGCGGGGGGTCTTCGCCCGCCTCAAGTTCGAGAGCGGCGCCCACCGGGTGCAGCGGGTGCCCGACACCGAGACGCAGGGGCGGATCCACACCTCGGCCGCCACCGTCGCGGTGCTGCCCGAGGCCGAGGAAGTCGACATCCACGTCAACGACGCGGACCTGAAGATCGACACGATGCGGGCTCAGGGCGCCGGCGGCCAGCACGTCAACAAGACGGAATCGGCGATCCGCATCACCCACCTGCCGACCGGCATCGTGGTCTTCGTCCAGGAGGAGCGGTCGCAGCACAAGAATCGCGCCCGCGCCATGGCGCTCCTGCGGGCGCGTCTCTACGACGCCGAGCGCAGCGCCAAGGACTCGGCCCGGGCGGCCGACCGCAAGGCGCAGGTCGGCTCCGGCGACCGCAGCGAGCGGATCCGGACCTACAACTTCCCGCAGGGCCGGGTGACCGACCACCGGATCAACCTAACGCTCTACAAGCTCGAGGAGGTCATGGCCGGGACCGCCCTCGACGAGGTGGTCGACGCCCTGATCACCGAGCACCAGGCGGAGTTGCTGGCCGCCGAGGGCATGGCCTGA
- a CDS encoding RlmE family RNA methyltransferase: MSDRRGGASSGGGVRGELKQRVKTGRGRTLSQKRWLERQLNDPYVARAKREGYRSRAAYKLLEIDERYKLLRPGQKIVDLGAAPGGWSQVAARVVGPTGRVVGIDLLEIEPMAGVEFITLDFLDPEAPTRLTGMLGGPADLVMSDMAANATGHKKTDHLRIIGLAETAAEFAREILGPGGAYLAKVLQGGTEGALLTDLKRDFATVRHVKPAASRADSSELYVLATGYRGTAARPAPTDED, encoded by the coding sequence ATGAGCGACCGGCGCGGCGGCGCGAGCTCTGGCGGCGGCGTCCGGGGCGAACTGAAGCAGCGGGTGAAGACCGGCCGCGGACGGACCCTGTCCCAGAAGCGCTGGCTCGAGCGCCAGCTCAACGATCCCTACGTGGCGCGCGCCAAGCGCGAGGGCTACCGGTCGCGGGCCGCCTACAAGCTCCTGGAGATCGACGAGCGCTACAAGCTCCTGCGGCCCGGCCAGAAGATCGTCGATCTCGGCGCCGCGCCGGGGGGCTGGTCGCAGGTGGCCGCGCGGGTTGTCGGGCCGACGGGCCGGGTCGTGGGCATCGATCTCCTGGAGATCGAGCCGATGGCCGGGGTCGAGTTCATCACCCTGGACTTCCTCGATCCCGAGGCCCCTACCCGGCTGACCGGCATGCTGGGCGGCCCGGCCGACCTCGTCATGTCCGACATGGCCGCCAACGCCACCGGCCACAAGAAGACCGACCACCTGCGCATCATCGGCCTCGCCGAGACCGCGGCGGAATTCGCCCGCGAGATCCTGGGTCCCGGCGGCGCCTACCTCGCCAAGGTGCTCCAGGGCGGCACGGAGGGCGCGCTGCTCACCGACCTGAAGCGCGACTTCGCCACGGTGCGCCACGTCAAGCCCGCCGCGAGCCGGGCCGATTCGAGCGAGCTCTACGTCCTGGCGACCGGCTACCGCGGTACGGCGGCCCGGCCCGCGCCCACCGACGAGGACTGA
- a CDS encoding cold-shock protein yields MGRGRDFRGPQKRGFDESGEPRWPDQAPPSGGYGGGGGFGGGGGGFGGGGFDRGPSRGAAPVASGPERDATVKWFNKEKGFGFVELGDGSGDAFLHIRAVEAAGHDDLMPGTRLTVTTAQGQKGPQVTSVTSVDTSTAEAPAPRREFRPRTGGFGAGAGGGYGDRDRGGYGGGGGGYGGGGGGGYGGGGGGRSAGGPSVEMSGTVKWYDPAKGFGFVSVNDGGKDVFVHRSALSRAGLDSLAEGQQVTLGVVEGQKGREAQSINVED; encoded by the coding sequence ATGGGACGTGGTCGTGATTTCAGAGGGCCGCAGAAGCGCGGCTTCGACGAGAGTGGCGAGCCGAGATGGCCTGATCAGGCTCCCCCCAGCGGCGGATACGGCGGCGGCGGTGGTTTCGGCGGTGGCGGCGGTGGTTTCGGCGGGGGCGGTTTCGATCGCGGCCCGTCGCGTGGCGCGGCTCCGGTCGCGTCCGGGCCGGAGCGCGATGCGACGGTCAAGTGGTTCAACAAGGAGAAGGGCTTCGGCTTCGTCGAACTCGGCGACGGTTCGGGCGATGCCTTCCTCCACATCCGCGCTGTCGAGGCGGCCGGCCACGACGATCTGATGCCGGGCACCCGGCTGACGGTCACGACGGCCCAGGGCCAGAAGGGCCCGCAGGTCACGAGCGTCACCAGCGTTGACACATCCACGGCCGAGGCGCCCGCGCCCCGGCGTGAGTTCCGTCCGCGCACCGGCGGCTTCGGCGCTGGTGCCGGCGGCGGCTACGGTGATCGCGACCGCGGCGGCTACGGCGGCGGTGGTGGCGGCTACGGCGGCGGCGGTGGTGGCGGCTACGGTGGTGGCGGCGGTGGCCGTTCCGCCGGCGGCCCGTCGGTCGAGATGAGCGGGACCGTGAAGTGGTACGATCCCGCCAAGGGCTTCGGCTTCGTCTCGGTCAACGACGGCGGCAAGGACGTGTTCGTCCACCGCTCCGCTCTGTCCCGCGCCGGTCTCGATTCGCTCGCCGAAGGTCAGCAGGTCACGCTCGGCGTGGTCGAGGGCCAGAAGGGCCGCGAGGCCCAGAGCATCAACGTCGAGGATTGA
- a CDS encoding iron transporter encodes MSARTMPTLADRAAVAGRVLLATLGGYTVAALASALLALILPLPRAEAVSAGTLASFAIMAGAVIWVFAARTLGRAALVLGLTTLLLTGALWLAGAFAPGAVA; translated from the coding sequence ATGAGCGCCCGTACCATGCCGACGCTGGCCGATCGCGCGGCGGTCGCCGGGCGGGTGCTGCTCGCGACGCTCGGCGGCTACACGGTCGCAGCCCTGGCGAGCGCGCTGCTGGCCCTGATTCTTCCCCTTCCGCGGGCCGAGGCGGTCTCGGCCGGAACGCTGGCGAGCTTCGCCATCATGGCGGGCGCGGTGATCTGGGTGTTCGCGGCCCGCACCCTCGGCCGGGCGGCCCTGGTCCTCGGCCTGACGACGCTCCTGCTGACCGGCGCCCTGTGGCTCGCCGGCGCTTTCGCGCCCGGAGCGGTCGCTTGA
- a CDS encoding DUF4167 domain-containing protein — protein sequence MRGRNRPKGPNPLTRSYESNGPDVKIRGTAQHIADKYAQLARDALAAGDPVAAENYFQHGEHYFRIVSGAQDQTRPANTGGYASRPYDDDMDEGDDDAQGNGGSQNGHAYNGYDDNDPGQQPQPYESRPDGNQDGRQNRDRFQNRDQRRFDNNGRQDYRRQDQPRQDYQRQDYQRQDYRPENRQDRQDRQDYGRPDYRQDRNEGRQDRQDRPDNRQDGRQDSRQDARQDNRGDQGRYENGRGDAPRSENRQEARPEGRPERAPRGEAVRQGEAAPRRERRREAAPAVEAEEPTGLPAFLMAPARPAPAAEPSTAPEPETAAEEAPAAKPRRRRRPRFESAAEEGGATTPAADVPTE from the coding sequence ATGCGCGGCCGGAACCGGCCGAAGGGTCCGAATCCGCTGACGCGCTCCTACGAATCCAACGGTCCCGACGTCAAAATCCGCGGCACCGCGCAGCACATCGCCGACAAATACGCGCAGCTCGCGCGGGATGCTCTGGCGGCCGGCGATCCGGTTGCGGCCGAAAACTACTTTCAGCACGGCGAGCACTACTTCCGTATTGTCTCTGGCGCTCAGGACCAGACTCGCCCGGCCAATACCGGCGGCTACGCCAGTCGTCCCTACGACGACGACATGGATGAGGGCGACGACGACGCCCAGGGCAATGGCGGATCGCAGAACGGTCACGCCTACAACGGCTACGACGACAACGACCCCGGCCAGCAGCCGCAGCCCTACGAGAGCCGTCCGGACGGGAATCAGGACGGTCGCCAGAACCGTGACCGGTTCCAGAACCGCGACCAGCGCCGGTTCGACAACAACGGCCGGCAGGATTACCGGCGCCAGGACCAGCCGCGTCAGGATTATCAGCGCCAGGACTACCAGCGGCAGGACTATCGCCCGGAGAACCGGCAGGATCGTCAGGACCGCCAGGATTACGGCCGTCCGGACTACCGCCAGGATCGGAACGAGGGCCGGCAGGATCGTCAGGACCGTCCGGACAATCGGCAGGACGGCCGGCAAGACAGCCGCCAGGACGCCCGTCAGGACAACCGCGGCGACCAGGGCCGCTACGAGAACGGGCGCGGCGACGCCCCGCGCTCTGAGAACCGGCAGGAGGCCCGTCCCGAGGGCCGGCCCGAGCGGGCACCGCGCGGCGAGGCCGTTCGCCAGGGTGAGGCGGCGCCGCGCCGCGAGCGCCGCCGCGAGGCCGCGCCCGCCGTGGAGGCCGAGGAGCCCACGGGCCTGCCGGCCTTCCTGATGGCGCCCGCGCGTCCCGCGCCCGCGGCCGAGCCGTCGACCGCTCCCGAGCCGGAGACGGCGGCCGAGGAGGCCCCGGCCGCCAAGCCCCGCCGCCGTCGGCGCCCGCGCTTCGAGAGCGCTGCCGAGGAGGGGGGCGCGACCACGCCGGCGGCGGACGTGCCGACCGAGTGA
- a CDS encoding Ppx/GppA phosphatase family protein, whose product MRDETAAAAPSRIQTGAVPLQTQASASIPGRERRRAAYAALDLGTNNCRLLVAEPTFSGFRVIDAFSRIVRLGEGLGTSDRLSEAAIERTVEALRICRAKMQARGVQRAKIIATEACRLAVNGGAFVERVRRGVGLDLEIVDRQTEAYLAVTGCAALADPMAESVIIFDIGGGSTEIAWLDGAAANPSTDPTLRIRAWDSLPVGVVTLAERHGGAEVTRRMFEGMVEEVAEKLSAFALRAAPAATAPHFHLLGTSGTVTTIAAMHLRLARYERRRVDGLWMSDDAVSTAIDDLLDTRLEQRADNPCIGRDRADLVLAGCAILEAIRRAFPSERLRIADRGLREGLLMNMMREDGVWNRKAVR is encoded by the coding sequence ATGAGGGACGAGACCGCCGCGGCCGCGCCGTCCCGAATTCAGACCGGCGCGGTGCCGCTTCAGACGCAAGCGTCTGCTTCTATACCGGGCCGTGAGCGTCGGCGCGCTGCCTACGCGGCGCTCGACCTCGGCACCAACAACTGCCGCCTGCTGGTCGCCGAGCCGACCTTCAGCGGCTTCCGCGTGATCGACGCGTTCTCGCGGATCGTGCGCCTCGGCGAGGGTCTCGGCACGTCCGACCGCCTGAGCGAGGCGGCGATCGAGCGGACCGTCGAGGCCCTGCGGATCTGCCGGGCCAAGATGCAGGCCCGCGGGGTGCAGCGGGCCAAGATCATCGCCACCGAAGCCTGCCGCCTCGCGGTCAACGGCGGCGCCTTCGTGGAACGCGTCCGCCGCGGCGTCGGCCTCGACCTCGAGATTGTCGACCGGCAGACCGAGGCCTATCTCGCTGTCACCGGCTGCGCGGCGCTCGCGGATCCGATGGCCGAATCGGTCATCATCTTCGACATCGGCGGCGGCTCGACCGAGATCGCGTGGCTGGACGGCGCGGCCGCCAACCCGTCGACCGACCCGACGCTGCGGATCCGGGCCTGGGATTCGCTTCCGGTCGGCGTGGTGACGCTGGCCGAGCGCCACGGCGGCGCCGAGGTCACCCGACGGATGTTCGAGGGCATGGTCGAGGAGGTGGCCGAGAAGCTCTCGGCCTTCGCGCTCCGGGCCGCCCCCGCGGCGACGGCGCCGCATTTCCACCTGCTCGGCACTTCGGGTACCGTGACGACCATCGCCGCGATGCATCTGCGGCTCGCCCGCTACGAGCGTCGGCGCGTCGACGGGTTGTGGATGAGCGACGACGCGGTCTCGACCGCCATCGACGACCTGCTCGACACGCGGCTCGAGCAGCGCGCCGACAACCCCTGCATCGGCCGCGACCGTGCCGATCTGGTGCTCGCGGGCTGCGCGATCCTCGAGGCGATCCGCCGGGCGTTCCCCTCGGAGCGCCTGCGCATCGCCGATCGCGGCCTGCGCGAAGGATTGCTGATGAACATGATGCGGGAGGACGGGGTCTGGAACCGGAAGGCGGTCCGATGA